A single Sulfurimonas aquatica DNA region contains:
- a CDS encoding AEC family transporter, with translation MSSIIFSILSIYVFIVMGYIAKMSFKEQIDDKTITLINVYFLQVFLTFWGLLIRPIDITLLYAPSIYLFIVLIVVIFSAIVAKFLFEDKKEYSIATVAAIIGNTGNLGIPINIAIFGEESIPYTTVVNLVNVFVVYTIGVFYYSRGTFDTRTSLINILKLPILWAAIVAILLSVYGYKPSGVIQNTLMMGAYASMTMQLFLFGIYLYGTKIKEISKKLVAWVLAFKFIILPLITFVVLHFVDLDSMIKGIIFIELMMPLAVANVNLASLYECSARVVTALVFISSFIFLGVIFVAVRVLAFL, from the coding sequence ATGAGTTCAATTATATTTTCCATTTTAAGTATCTATGTTTTTATAGTTATGGGCTATATCGCAAAAATGAGTTTCAAAGAGCAGATAGACGATAAGACTATCACTCTTATAAACGTCTACTTTTTGCAAGTCTTTCTTACGTTTTGGGGACTTCTCATCCGTCCTATAGATATCACCCTGCTTTATGCTCCATCTATTTACCTTTTCATAGTTCTTATAGTCGTGATATTTTCAGCAATAGTCGCAAAGTTTTTGTTTGAAGACAAAAAAGAGTACTCCATAGCTACGGTTGCCGCCATCATTGGAAATACTGGAAATCTCGGTATCCCTATCAACATCGCCATCTTTGGTGAAGAGTCTATTCCCTATACAACTGTTGTGAACCTTGTAAACGTGTTTGTAGTTTATACTATAGGAGTCTTTTACTACTCCCGTGGGACATTTGACACAAGAACATCACTGATAAACATTCTCAAACTTCCCATTCTTTGGGCGGCTATAGTTGCGATACTCCTAAGCGTCTACGGCTATAAACCAAGTGGTGTTATACAAAACACATTAATGATGGGAGCTTATGCGTCTATGACAATGCAACTCTTTTTGTTTGGTATATATCTTTATGGAACAAAAATAAAAGAGATAAGTAAAAAACTTGTAGCTTGGGTACTCGCGTTTAAGTTCATCATCCTTCCGCTTATCACATTTGTAGTTTTACACTTTGTCGATTTAGATTCAATGATAAAAGGCATAATTTTTATAGAGCTTATGATGCCACTAGCAGTTGCCAATGTAAATCTCGCTTCTCTCTATGAGTGTTCTGCTAGAGTTGTCACGGCACTTGTATTTATATCTTCATTTATCTTTTTAGGGGTGATTTTTGTTGCGGTAAGAGTATTGGCTTTTTTGTAA
- a CDS encoding thioredoxin family protein — MNTIENINKTIEENLAVMVYFSAPTCNVCHALKPKLLEELDKNFSEFKVESVDISVEEDIAPHFGVYAIPTVLIYLDGKEFVRKSRHMSVNEVIDEIKRPYEIMTS; from the coding sequence ATGAATACAATAGAAAATATAAATAAAACAATAGAAGAAAACTTAGCCGTAATGGTCTACTTCTCAGCTCCGACTTGCAATGTCTGTCACGCCTTAAAGCCAAAACTTCTCGAAGAGTTAGATAAGAACTTTAGCGAGTTTAAAGTGGAGAGTGTGGATATCTCAGTGGAAGAGGATATCGCTCCTCACTTTGGCGTTTACGCCATTCCAACTGTTTTAATCTACTTGGATGGTAAAGAGTTTGTTCGCAAATCTCGTCATATGTCGGTTAATGAAGTTATAGATGAGATTAAACGCCCTTATGAGATTATGACTTCGTAA
- a CDS encoding TrmH family RNA methyltransferase, giving the protein MQDSQEYKDKKAFFEKVITLYGRNVVIEVLQDSSVEVHKLHMADSNKQDGAIKEILSLASKRGVEVTYHAKNVLARISKNAKQDQGVAIDIIAKTYSNAKEIKELKSFKLIALDGIQNPQNLGMIIRSCAASDIDGIILPKKSSAKISPLVIKASAGTLFKIPIYFCDALEDILPSLENTKIYALSSHATSTIYDVKKSEKSIYVLGNESDGVSPEVQKLCNDSISIPMKRQVESLNVAVTASLIAFMA; this is encoded by the coding sequence ATGCAAGACTCTCAAGAGTATAAAGATAAAAAAGCATTTTTTGAAAAAGTTATAACACTCTATGGACGTAATGTAGTTATAGAAGTTCTTCAAGATAGTAGTGTTGAAGTTCATAAACTCCATATGGCGGATTCAAACAAACAAGATGGAGCTATAAAAGAGATACTTTCACTTGCGTCTAAGCGTGGGGTTGAAGTAACCTACCATGCTAAAAACGTGCTTGCGCGCATCAGTAAAAATGCTAAACAAGACCAGGGTGTAGCTATAGATATCATTGCAAAAACTTACTCAAACGCCAAAGAGATAAAAGAGTTAAAAAGCTTTAAACTCATAGCCCTTGATGGCATTCAAAACCCTCAAAATCTTGGCATGATCATCCGTTCATGTGCTGCTTCAGATATAGATGGCATCATACTTCCAAAAAAGAGCTCTGCAAAAATATCTCCCCTTGTTATAAAGGCGAGTGCTGGAACTCTTTTTAAAATTCCCATATACTTTTGTGATGCTCTTGAAGATATACTCCCAAGCCTAGAAAATACGAAAATATATGCACTCTCATCTCATGCTACAAGCACTATCTATGACGTAAAAAAAAGTGAAAAGTCTATTTATGTTTTAGGAAATGAGAGTGATGGTGTTAGCCCTGAGGTTCAAAAACTCTGTAACGACTCTATAAGCATCCCAATGAAACGCCAAGTTGAGTCTTTAAACGTGGCCGTTACCGCTTCGCTTATCGCATTTATGGCCTAA
- a CDS encoding CHASE2 domain-containing protein yields MKKFFIYFSLSLLVASLTTTMYIFFHTHFDTFDKKLRDKLFIYRGAVPTTEQVIIIDIDEKSLNEIGQFPWSRDIVAQMIYNLAVSGVGAVGFDIMFPEADRTSPRKIINDLGIADLVPDDKEIDYDEVFASVISQTPTILGYTFDFNGNKQYMDLEAPDVPAIFTQTGKLEREYLLQPTGVIKNLPVIQDNSYSSGFFNATPDVDGVIRSVPLAMSYDMSVYPSLALELIRALNQVDKVLVNYDELGVRSISLGEYKIPTDIYGRIAVNFRGPSYTFKYISATDVINDRVDPKEIEGKIAIVGTSAAGLLDLRNIPYDSIYPGVEVHANVIDNILKEDFLYIPAEASAYGILMILVMSILVVMSIGYSGAVMLPFVISTLGFSFIYFSYHMLFEEGMILIIFYPLFALFLGAILAIIVNYFLETRQKNLIKGKFASKVSPQVMEDIMQRALKGDNTFIAKEHEITVTFSDVRNFTNISEAAGNAHVLIQFLNEYMDEMTHIIMDYEGTVDKFIGDAIMSYWNAPVVVKNHVEKAVDATLDQIHAVEPLNREVKQDERFKAICDMSAKNGLEPIEIGIGINVGIATIGEMGSSGRSDYTAIGDPINLGARLESLCKYYNSMCNISNYVKERIPNDKYIFRFLDLVTVKGQSIPVEVWQIVDYSELPTKWKDKPLYKVTKERLLEEIDYYHSAIELYKNAKFEEALVIFQDLEHCLDKSNKNIYKMYIERCEHYIEEPPVDFNGVFVHKTKG; encoded by the coding sequence TTGAAAAAGTTTTTTATCTATTTTAGTCTGTCACTTTTAGTGGCTTCGCTTACCACTACAATGTATATTTTCTTTCATACTCACTTCGATACTTTTGATAAAAAATTAAGAGATAAGTTATTTATATACCGTGGAGCAGTTCCTACAACCGAACAGGTAATCATCATTGATATTGATGAAAAATCTTTAAATGAGATAGGTCAATTTCCATGGAGTCGCGATATAGTAGCTCAAATGATTTACAACCTTGCAGTAAGTGGAGTTGGTGCTGTAGGTTTTGATATTATGTTCCCTGAAGCAGATCGCACAAGTCCTCGCAAGATCATCAATGACCTAGGTATAGCGGACTTAGTCCCAGATGATAAAGAGATAGACTATGATGAAGTTTTTGCTTCAGTTATATCCCAAACTCCGACCATTTTAGGTTATACCTTTGACTTCAATGGTAACAAGCAGTATATGGACTTAGAAGCACCTGATGTCCCTGCCATTTTCACACAGACAGGTAAGCTTGAAAGAGAGTATCTTTTACAACCTACTGGCGTTATAAAAAATCTGCCTGTTATTCAAGACAACTCTTACTCTAGTGGTTTTTTTAACGCCACTCCAGATGTTGATGGAGTGATTAGAAGTGTTCCTCTTGCTATGAGTTATGATATGAGCGTTTATCCATCATTAGCCTTAGAACTCATTCGGGCTCTAAATCAAGTGGATAAAGTTCTTGTAAATTATGATGAGCTGGGCGTACGTTCGATTTCACTAGGGGAGTATAAAATTCCAACGGATATCTATGGAAGAATAGCGGTAAACTTCAGAGGTCCCTCTTACACTTTTAAGTATATCTCCGCAACTGATGTCATAAATGATAGAGTTGACCCTAAAGAGATAGAAGGAAAAATAGCTATAGTTGGAACTTCAGCAGCAGGTCTACTTGATCTTAGAAACATACCATATGATTCTATCTATCCTGGAGTTGAAGTTCATGCAAACGTAATAGACAACATACTTAAAGAGGATTTTCTATATATTCCCGCAGAAGCGAGTGCCTATGGAATATTAATGATACTGGTTATGTCTATTCTTGTAGTAATGAGTATAGGCTACAGTGGAGCAGTTATGCTCCCTTTTGTTATATCTACTTTAGGTTTCTCTTTTATCTATTTTTCCTACCATATGCTTTTTGAAGAGGGAATGATTTTAATCATTTTCTATCCACTTTTTGCTCTCTTTTTGGGTGCCATACTTGCCATAATCGTAAACTACTTTTTAGAAACAAGACAAAAGAACCTCATCAAAGGAAAGTTTGCTTCAAAAGTATCTCCTCAAGTTATGGAAGACATTATGCAAAGAGCTCTAAAAGGAGACAATACATTCATCGCTAAAGAGCATGAGATAACCGTCACGTTTTCTGATGTTAGAAACTTCACAAACATATCAGAAGCAGCTGGAAATGCACATGTTCTTATCCAGTTTTTAAATGAGTATATGGATGAAATGACTCATATCATTATGGATTATGAGGGAACCGTTGATAAGTTCATCGGTGATGCAATAATGTCATACTGGAATGCTCCGGTTGTAGTGAAAAACCATGTAGAAAAAGCAGTTGATGCTACCTTAGATCAAATTCATGCAGTAGAGCCACTAAATAGAGAAGTTAAACAGGATGAACGATTTAAAGCTATCTGCGATATGTCTGCAAAAAATGGACTAGAACCTATCGAAATCGGTATAGGCATAAATGTTGGTATAGCAACTATTGGAGAGATGGGTAGTAGTGGTCGAAGTGACTATACCGCTATAGGTGACCCTATCAACTTAGGTGCAAGACTCGAATCGCTCTGTAAGTATTATAACTCTATGTGCAACATCTCAAACTATGTAAAAGAGCGAATCCCTAATGATAAGTATATTTTTAGATTTTTAGACCTAGTAACTGTAAAGGGGCAATCTATCCCTGTAGAAGTCTGGCAGATAGTTGATTATTCTGAGTTACCCACTAAATGGAAAGATAAGCCACTCTACAAAGTTACTAAAGAGAGACTTTTAGAAGAGATAGATTACTATCACTCAGCTATTGAATTATATAAAAATGCAAAATTTGAAGAGGCTCTAGTTATTTTTCAAGATTTAGAACATTGTCTTGATAAATCAAATAAAAATATTTATAAGATGTATATTGAACGCTGTGAGCACTACATAGAAGAACCGCCAGTTGATTTTAATGGGGTGTTTGTACATAAGACTAAGGGATAA
- a CDS encoding tetratricopeptide repeat protein, producing MKFIFGMFLLMYSFSSLSAETITAEKASQYEKAKTLFTDKKYEMAYDAFYKLFQENLQDPNINFYLGRTAYMLKKFDLSISAYERVLNIDENSIRVKLEIAKCYFELKRYEESKELFTQVLTNDLPTNVKQNINMYLSAIKAKTKQNFFSGSLVAGINYDTNIYNYANEQNDINTFNSTATIKDSLAHQEALALNHTYKISDAMNFKNSLILYSKSILEDHDRDIVLAQYTPALAVSYASDFIVDYALSFSRIWLGFKPFITYYGIHPRVKYIYSNTTSLETSLKYQKKDMDLVNTHLGTLDFTLQHIASDKLMLMLYSQLYSERKFSSKFTDIDYDMLYVALSGAYRYTVNINLDLKMVYSKREYKDSWVQDVNLLNTQEVRSDDEYQFMLNTTYSYSKHVLFNLNYIHTKHFSNIPLREFDKDSITTNVIVLF from the coding sequence ATGAAGTTTATATTTGGAATGTTTCTATTAATGTATAGTTTTTCAAGTTTATCAGCTGAAACTATAACAGCTGAAAAAGCAAGTCAGTATGAAAAAGCAAAAACACTTTTTACAGACAAAAAATATGAAATGGCTTATGATGCATTTTATAAACTTTTCCAAGAGAACCTCCAAGATCCAAATATAAACTTTTACCTTGGTCGAACAGCTTATATGCTAAAAAAATTCGACCTTTCTATCTCTGCATATGAGAGAGTACTAAACATAGATGAAAACTCTATTCGAGTGAAGCTAGAGATCGCAAAATGTTACTTTGAACTTAAAAGATATGAAGAGTCAAAAGAACTTTTCACACAAGTTTTAACTAATGATCTTCCTACAAATGTAAAACAAAATATTAATATGTATCTCTCAGCTATAAAGGCTAAAACAAAACAGAACTTTTTTAGTGGTTCCCTTGTTGCTGGTATAAACTACGATACAAATATATATAATTACGCTAATGAGCAAAATGATATCAATACTTTTAACTCTACGGCAACAATAAAAGATAGTTTAGCTCATCAAGAAGCTCTAGCATTAAATCATACCTATAAAATCTCAGATGCAATGAATTTCAAAAATTCACTTATACTTTATTCTAAATCAATTTTAGAAGACCATGATAGAGATATTGTTTTAGCACAGTATACTCCTGCTCTAGCAGTTTCATATGCATCAGATTTTATAGTTGATTATGCTTTATCTTTTAGTCGTATATGGCTGGGCTTTAAGCCTTTTATTACTTACTATGGGATTCATCCAAGGGTTAAGTATATCTACTCGAATACAACATCGTTAGAGACTTCACTAAAGTATCAAAAGAAAGATATGGACTTAGTAAATACTCATCTTGGAACATTAGACTTTACTCTGCAACATATTGCATCAGATAAATTAATGTTGATGCTTTATTCACAGCTTTATAGCGAAAGAAAGTTTTCCTCAAAGTTTACAGATATAGACTATGATATGCTTTATGTTGCACTATCAGGGGCATATAGATACACAGTAAATATCAATCTTGATCTAAAAATGGTGTACTCAAAAAGAGAGTACAAAGATAGCTGGGTACAAGATGTCAATTTACTTAACACACAAGAAGTTAGGAGTGATGATGAATATCAGTTTATGTTAAACACTACTTACTCCTATAGTAAGCATGTACTCTTTAATCTGAACTATATTCATACAAAACACTTCTCAAATATACCATTAAGGGAATTTGATAAAGATTCGATAACAACTAATGTTATCGTACTATTTTAA
- a CDS encoding FecR domain-containing protein yields the protein MKLFILIIMLTSALFANIGKISSMRGSCEITRAGTKIDAKVGVLLEEKDVLNTAKKSKLQIIFKDGSIVTIGKSSTLNIAEYAFNANKPKKAKASFGFLKGSFKSITGEIGKIAPDKFKLRTKTATIGIRGTTIVGNQEKVACTQGTITITSYGVTRVVPAGMFSRTPKNRAPSLPQAYAGRDTVDPDIDDAPSSSGDGTASSDHNELDDIPGEAVTPTATAPTPSEIDPNPSNRLSSVAQFLDETKQVDVKNVESNVLEKKPVVAQSVDDIALEIIAASSSASIVESVKIDTTGLSKVTSFTNDYLEYGYWEEAGAPLYTYLTGVVTSSDTIDQMIRSSASATYNGGLSSIVTTLDGNKVASGGSVTLDVDFINKSFSGNVNVEEGGFGANVAGDVHKYGFDTTSVTTAVGSDATNVGGSLNGQFYGTNAEAAGGKFNLTSDNAGSVNGLFGATRGVSQ from the coding sequence ATGAAATTATTTATACTTATCATTATGTTGACATCAGCACTTTTTGCAAACATAGGAAAAATATCTTCTATGCGAGGTTCATGTGAGATCACTAGAGCTGGTACTAAAATAGATGCTAAAGTAGGGGTGTTACTTGAAGAAAAAGATGTGCTAAATACAGCCAAAAAATCAAAACTTCAAATCATCTTTAAAGATGGGAGTATAGTTACTATAGGAAAATCTTCTACCTTAAATATAGCGGAATATGCATTTAATGCGAACAAACCTAAAAAAGCAAAAGCAAGTTTTGGTTTTTTAAAAGGCTCTTTTAAGTCGATAACTGGAGAGATAGGTAAAATAGCTCCTGATAAGTTCAAACTTCGAACAAAAACTGCAACCATAGGTATTCGTGGAACAACTATCGTGGGTAACCAAGAGAAAGTAGCTTGTACTCAAGGTACCATTACCATCACTTCTTATGGTGTAACTAGAGTTGTTCCTGCAGGAATGTTCTCCCGTACTCCTAAAAACAGAGCTCCTAGTCTGCCTCAAGCATATGCAGGGAGAGATACTGTTGATCCAGATATTGATGATGCTCCTTCGAGTTCAGGTGATGGAACAGCATCAAGTGACCATAACGAACTTGACGATATTCCGGGAGAAGCAGTAACTCCTACTGCTACAGCTCCTACTCCTAGTGAAATAGATCCAAATCCTTCAAATAGGCTCTCTTCTGTAGCACAATTCCTTGATGAGACTAAGCAGGTTGATGTAAAAAATGTTGAATCGAATGTTCTTGAAAAAAAGCCAGTTGTTGCACAGTCTGTGGACGATATCGCTTTGGAAATTATAGCGGCATCTAGTTCTGCATCCATAGTAGAAAGTGTGAAAATAGATACGACAGGACTAAGCAAGGTTACGAGTTTTACAAATGATTATCTAGAGTATGGTTACTGGGAAGAAGCGGGTGCTCCACTTTATACTTACCTAACAGGAGTGGTAACATCAAGTGACACGATAGATCAGATGATACGAAGTTCTGCTAGCGCTACCTATAATGGTGGACTCAGTTCCATTGTTACAACTCTAGATGGAAACAAAGTGGCATCAGGTGGAAGTGTTACTCTAGATGTAGACTTTATCAACAAAAGTTTTTCTGGAAATGTAAATGTAGAAGAGGGTGGATTTGGTGCAAATGTAGCAGGAGACGTACATAAGTATGGTTTTGACACTACGAGTGTGACTACTGCTGTAGGAAGTGATGCAACAAATGTAGGTGGAAGTCTTAATGGACAGTTTTATGGAACAAATGCCGAAGCAGCTGGAGGTAAGTTTAACCTTACAAGTGATAATGCGGGTAGTGTAAACGGTCTGTTTGGTGCTACAAGAGGAGTTTCACAATGA